One Micromonospora sp. FIMYZ51 genomic window carries:
- a CDS encoding O-antigen ligase domain-containing protein has protein sequence MMLMFGLVPLWWALGVFYLGWSLLGVVLFAMLVLRGRVPLPPATGLWLLFLALVGLSATRLPDPVALAPFGLRLGFYVTALVVGVYAYTLVREGADPARVLLPLCAFWLGLVALGWLAVLAPRLALTTPVELLLPESLAGHGYLRDLVHVAVTEYSLRSPDPIYRPAAPFPYTNNYGSAYAMALPCAVAFTMLRRRGALRWVVLASLPLSLVPAFLTLNRVMFVSLGVGLAVLGARAALRGNVRVGLSVLGVLLAALLTTLFIPVARLIGDRVAASDTNADRFALYAEVVRRIGASPWLGYGAPANSDTVSAQVPIGTQGQLWMVLFSHGVPALVCFLAWFVLATVTCARVTGAAGQWLAVVPVICLAQIPFYGMASPALSVACFAVALAMALVEREATARRGRPAPAAAVPA, from the coding sequence CTGATGCTGATGTTCGGCCTGGTGCCGCTCTGGTGGGCGCTCGGCGTCTTCTACCTCGGCTGGTCGCTGCTCGGTGTGGTGCTGTTCGCGATGCTGGTGTTGCGGGGACGGGTACCGCTGCCACCGGCCACCGGGCTCTGGCTGCTCTTCCTGGCGCTCGTCGGGCTCAGCGCCACCCGGTTACCGGACCCGGTCGCGCTGGCCCCGTTCGGGCTGCGGCTGGGCTTCTACGTCACCGCCCTGGTGGTCGGCGTCTACGCGTACACGCTGGTGCGGGAAGGTGCCGACCCCGCGCGGGTGCTCCTGCCGCTCTGCGCGTTCTGGCTCGGTCTGGTCGCGCTGGGCTGGCTGGCCGTGCTGGCGCCGAGGTTGGCCCTGACCACCCCGGTCGAGCTGCTGCTGCCCGAATCGCTGGCTGGGCACGGGTACCTGCGGGACCTGGTGCACGTCGCGGTCACCGAGTACAGCCTGCGGTCACCGGACCCGATCTACCGGCCGGCGGCGCCGTTCCCGTACACAAACAACTACGGCAGCGCGTACGCGATGGCGCTGCCCTGCGCGGTGGCGTTCACCATGCTGCGCCGACGGGGTGCCCTGCGCTGGGTGGTGCTGGCGTCGCTGCCCCTGTCGCTGGTGCCCGCCTTCCTCACCCTGAACCGGGTGATGTTCGTCAGCCTCGGGGTGGGACTGGCGGTGCTCGGTGCCCGGGCCGCGCTGCGCGGCAACGTCCGGGTGGGGCTCTCCGTCCTCGGGGTGCTCCTCGCCGCGCTGCTCACCACCCTCTTCATCCCGGTCGCCAGGTTGATCGGTGACCGCGTCGCGGCAAGCGACACCAACGCCGACCGGTTCGCGCTCTACGCCGAGGTGGTACGCCGCATCGGCGCCTCACCGTGGCTCGGCTACGGCGCACCGGCCAACTCGGACACCGTCTCCGCGCAGGTGCCGATCGGCACCCAGGGCCAGCTCTGGATGGTGCTGTTCAGCCATGGCGTACCGGCGTTGGTCTGCTTCCTCGCCTGGTTCGTGCTGGCCACCGTGACCTGCGCCCGGGTCACCGGCGCCGCCGGGCAGTGGCTCGCGGTGGTGCCGGTGATCTGCCTGGCGCAGATCCCGTTCTACGGCATGGCGAGCCCGGCCCTCTCGGTCGCCTGCTTCGCCGTCGCCCTGGCGATGGCGCTCGTCGAACGGGAGGCGACGGCGCGCCGTGGCCGGCCCGCACCAGCGGCGGCGGTGCCCGCGTGA
- a CDS encoding UDP-N-acetylglucosamine--LPS N-acetylglucosamine transferase codes for MDAKKREPGEPPLLLLVGSSGGHLAQLLALRPWYEQRRRCFVTFDTPDAVSLLAGEELVPAYHPTTRSLRNLLRNGVLATRVLRRRRIAAVVTTGAGLAVPFVVLARLRGIPTVYIEVYDRIDTPTLTARLCRPFLSVMLVQWEEQRRQYPEATVVGPLL; via the coding sequence GTGGACGCGAAAAAGAGGGAGCCCGGCGAACCACCGCTGTTGCTGCTGGTCGGCTCCAGCGGTGGCCATCTCGCCCAACTGCTGGCCCTGCGGCCCTGGTACGAGCAGCGGCGCAGGTGTTTCGTCACGTTCGACACCCCGGACGCGGTGTCGCTGCTCGCCGGCGAGGAACTGGTCCCGGCATACCACCCGACCACCCGGAGCCTGCGCAACCTGCTGCGCAACGGGGTGCTGGCGACCCGGGTGCTGCGCCGACGGCGGATCGCCGCGGTGGTCACCACCGGGGCGGGGCTGGCCGTCCCGTTCGTCGTCCTCGCCCGGCTGCGCGGCATCCCGACCGTCTACATCGAGGTCTACGACCGGATCGACACGCCGACGCTTACCGCCCGGCTGTGCCGGCCGTTCCTGTCCGTGATGCTCGTGCAGTGGGAGGAACAGCGCCGGCAGTACCCGGAGGCGACAGTCGTCGGGCCGCTGCTGTGA
- a CDS encoding glycosyltransferase: MSASHEPVDRRPQLLVAVGADRHPFDRLVDWLRQWYGEVAGAVVLTVQHGYTRVTDLPDAVPFLGHAELQKAMDQADLVVCHGGPATILEARRHGHLPIVVPRDPAYGEHVDDHQQLFARRLGAAGLIALCESRQDLLDALAAGLADRSRFTVARDVDSVDRQRATARRVGTIVDDLIATAQRRHRPRWLPRRAPAHDEGRRR, encoded by the coding sequence GTGAGCGCTTCCCACGAGCCCGTCGACCGGCGACCCCAACTGCTGGTGGCCGTGGGCGCCGACCGGCACCCCTTCGACCGGCTCGTCGACTGGCTGCGGCAGTGGTACGGCGAGGTGGCCGGTGCGGTCGTGCTCACCGTCCAGCACGGCTACACCCGGGTCACCGACCTGCCCGACGCGGTGCCGTTCCTCGGGCACGCCGAGTTGCAGAAGGCGATGGACCAGGCCGACCTGGTGGTGTGCCACGGCGGCCCGGCCACCATCCTGGAGGCCCGACGGCACGGGCACCTGCCGATCGTGGTGCCCCGCGATCCGGCGTACGGCGAGCACGTCGACGATCACCAGCAACTCTTCGCCCGCCGGCTCGGTGCGGCCGGGCTGATCGCGCTCTGCGAATCCCGGCAGGACCTGCTGGACGCGCTCGCCGCCGGTCTGGCCGACCGGTCCCGGTTCACCGTGGCCCGCGACGTCGACTCGGTCGACCGGCAGCGGGCCACGGCGCGCCGGGTGGGCACCATCGTCGACGACCTGATCGCCACCGCGCAGCGCCGCCACCGACCCCGCTGGCTGCCCCGGCGCGCCCCCGCGCACGACGAGGGGCGGCGGCGGTGA
- a CDS encoding glycosyltransferase family 2 protein → MRRYPSVSVVVPTRNRPELLPAALRAAVAQDYPGPVEVVVVYDQCEPDRTPVEFAGPHRPVRVVTNTRTPGLAGARNSGALAATGELIAFCDDDDEWLPGKLRAQAEALTATGAAFATCGIRVSYDGRTVERVLERDSISLADLLRDRMTELHPSTFLVRASALRDGIGLVDEEIPGGYAEDYDLLLRAARAAPLVNLRTAYVLVRWHRRSYFAKRWDTIATALQWLLERHPEFATQPAGQARVAGQIAFARAACGDSRAALRWARRTIRGNPCEARAYLALAVAGRMVRPDTVLRTLHKRGRGI, encoded by the coding sequence GTGAGGCGGTATCCGAGCGTGAGCGTCGTGGTGCCCACCCGGAACCGTCCGGAGTTGCTGCCCGCCGCGCTGCGGGCGGCCGTGGCGCAGGACTACCCCGGACCGGTCGAGGTGGTCGTGGTCTACGACCAGTGCGAGCCGGACCGGACGCCTGTCGAGTTCGCCGGTCCGCACCGGCCGGTGCGGGTGGTGACGAACACCCGCACCCCGGGTCTGGCCGGTGCCCGCAACAGCGGCGCCCTGGCCGCCACCGGCGAGTTGATCGCCTTCTGCGACGACGACGACGAGTGGCTGCCCGGCAAGTTGCGTGCCCAGGCCGAGGCCCTGACCGCCACCGGTGCCGCCTTCGCCACCTGCGGCATCCGGGTCAGCTACGACGGGCGCACCGTCGAGCGGGTACTGGAGCGCGACTCGATCAGCCTGGCCGACCTGCTCCGGGACCGGATGACCGAACTGCACCCGTCGACCTTCCTGGTCCGGGCCAGCGCACTGCGCGACGGCATCGGGCTTGTCGACGAGGAGATTCCGGGTGGCTACGCCGAGGACTACGACCTCCTGCTCCGGGCCGCCCGCGCCGCCCCGCTGGTCAACCTGCGCACCGCGTACGTGCTGGTGCGCTGGCACCGGCGGTCGTACTTCGCCAAGCGCTGGGACACCATCGCCACCGCGTTGCAGTGGCTGCTGGAGCGTCATCCCGAATTCGCCACCCAGCCGGCCGGTCAGGCCCGGGTCGCCGGGCAGATCGCCTTCGCCCGCGCCGCCTGCGGCGATTCTCGGGCCGCGTTGCGCTGGGCCCGGCGCACCATCCGTGGCAACCCCTGCGAAGCCCGGGCCTACCTGGCCCTGGCGGTGGCCGGGCGGATGGTCCGCCCCGACACGGTGCTGCGCACCCTGCACAAGCGCGGTCGGGGCATCTGA
- a CDS encoding sulfotransferase domain-containing protein produces the protein MSSLRDRVKQVIPTQVRYRVREGLVDYGVRTSDRRPLPDFLIIGTKRGGTTSLWNYLIRHPLVPRLFPAWNAKSSHYFAQNWRRGEAWYRSHFPTERQREALERRYGGPVRVGEAAPLYMFHPLVAERVAALMPAVRLIVLLRDPVQRAYSHWKERRANGVEPLDFAAALAAEPARTAGERDRLIAEPEQVSLCYDWYSYRARGRYLEHLEPWLERFDRSQFLFLPSEDLYRDTRATFRRTLEFLGLPRVEPAGFTVYNGTHPAALEPATRAELTGYYRPHNEALRQRLGLALDWPDRVP, from the coding sequence GTGTCGTCGCTGCGGGACCGGGTCAAGCAGGTGATACCGACCCAGGTGCGGTACCGCGTGCGGGAAGGTCTGGTCGACTACGGCGTACGCACCAGCGACCGCCGGCCGCTGCCGGACTTCCTCATCATCGGCACCAAGCGCGGCGGCACCACCTCGCTGTGGAATTACCTCATCCGGCATCCGCTGGTGCCCCGGCTCTTCCCGGCCTGGAACGCGAAGTCGTCGCACTACTTCGCGCAGAACTGGCGGCGCGGCGAGGCGTGGTACCGCTCGCACTTCCCGACCGAGCGCCAGCGGGAGGCGCTGGAACGCCGGTACGGCGGCCCGGTCCGGGTCGGCGAGGCGGCACCGCTGTACATGTTCCATCCGCTCGTGGCGGAACGGGTCGCCGCGCTGATGCCGGCGGTACGGCTCATCGTGCTGCTGCGTGATCCGGTGCAGCGGGCGTACTCGCACTGGAAGGAACGGCGCGCCAACGGCGTCGAGCCGCTGGACTTCGCCGCCGCGCTGGCCGCCGAGCCGGCGCGAACAGCGGGGGAACGGGACCGGCTGATCGCCGAGCCGGAGCAGGTGAGCCTCTGCTACGACTGGTACAGCTACCGGGCCCGGGGCCGCTATCTGGAGCACCTGGAGCCGTGGCTGGAGCGCTTCGACAGGTCCCAGTTCCTCTTCCTGCCCAGCGAGGACCTCTACCGCGACACCCGGGCGACCTTCCGACGGACCCTGGAGTTCCTCGGCCTGCCCCGGGTCGAGCCGGCCGGCTTCACGGTCTACAACGGCACCCACCCCGCTGCGCTTGAGCCGGCGACGCGGGCCGAGTTGACCGGGTACTACCGGCCGCACAACGAGGCGTTGCGGCAGCGGCTGGGACTGGCCCTCGACTGGCCGGACCGGGTGCCGTGA
- a CDS encoding lipopolysaccharide biosynthesis protein produces the protein MPVAGCLAGHGSAPDRCADEAAGETRRSARAASASLLGAAVNGLLGFLLVVVITRGYGASGSGAFFAAIGVVTVAAAICTLGAETGLIWLLPRRRTGVSGDAARLLPVALIPPLTVAGLVGGIGLLAAEPLADRLLGTATVDGAVLIALSCAAIPVVVAMTLLLAALRCVRPLRAYLTVQSVLFPLARPVLVGLAVLAGWGLVAGFAGWLVPAGLTLLLCLTLVTGPLGVGRGALLRPAPADWRTFWRFALPRSASAAMDAGAVWVGVLLTSVLAGPAEAGVFGAVGRYILAGQLAMQGLRVAVSPQLSRLLGQGRRATAATVHRQLTAWAVLLCWPVYLLLALHGAAFLAVFGADFAADGTVAMAVLAVAMLVNTGVGNVQSLLLMSGHSGLHLAATSAGLLVTVSLGLLMIPGHGATGAALAWAAGIVVENLIAYRTARVVVGQPLVDAPVLRAAGLVVLGVGGPALLGLLVSGRGPLGLAVAVGLPAAGCLGLLTLPRVRAGIGAALGQLRGREPAGPAVAPVPSKKGR, from the coding sequence GTGCCGGTAGCCGGCTGCCTCGCCGGCCATGGGTCGGCACCCGATCGGTGCGCCGACGAGGCTGCGGGGGAGACCCGGCGCAGTGCCCGTGCGGCCTCGGCCAGCCTGCTCGGCGCGGCGGTGAACGGGCTGCTCGGCTTCCTGCTGGTGGTGGTCATCACCAGGGGCTACGGCGCCAGCGGGTCGGGTGCCTTCTTCGCGGCGATCGGGGTGGTGACGGTGGCCGCCGCGATCTGCACCCTGGGCGCGGAGACCGGGCTGATCTGGCTGCTGCCGCGCCGCCGCACCGGCGTCTCGGGCGACGCGGCCCGGCTACTGCCGGTGGCGCTGATCCCGCCCCTGACGGTGGCCGGCCTGGTCGGCGGCATCGGGCTGCTGGCGGCCGAACCGCTCGCCGACCGACTGCTGGGCACCGCCACCGTCGACGGTGCCGTGCTCATCGCGCTGAGCTGTGCCGCGATTCCCGTGGTGGTGGCCATGACGCTGCTGCTGGCCGCCCTGCGTTGCGTCCGGCCGCTGCGCGCCTACCTGACCGTGCAGTCGGTGCTGTTCCCGCTGGCCCGGCCCGTCCTGGTCGGCCTGGCGGTGCTCGCCGGCTGGGGGCTGGTGGCCGGGTTCGCCGGCTGGCTGGTGCCGGCCGGGCTCACCCTGCTGCTCTGCCTGACCCTGGTCACCGGTCCGCTCGGTGTCGGCCGGGGCGCCCTGCTGCGGCCGGCACCGGCCGACTGGCGTACCTTCTGGCGCTTCGCCCTGCCCCGGTCCGCCTCGGCGGCGATGGACGCCGGTGCGGTCTGGGTGGGGGTGCTGCTCACCTCGGTGCTCGCCGGACCGGCCGAGGCCGGTGTCTTCGGCGCGGTCGGGCGCTACATTCTCGCCGGTCAACTCGCCATGCAGGGCCTGCGGGTGGCGGTGTCGCCCCAGCTGTCCCGGCTGCTCGGTCAGGGGCGGCGGGCCACGGCGGCGACCGTGCACCGGCAGTTGACCGCCTGGGCCGTGCTGCTCTGCTGGCCGGTCTACCTGCTGCTGGCGCTGCACGGTGCGGCCTTCCTGGCGGTCTTCGGGGCGGATTTCGCCGCCGACGGCACCGTCGCGATGGCCGTGCTCGCGGTAGCGATGCTCGTGAACACCGGGGTCGGCAACGTGCAGAGCCTGCTGCTGATGAGCGGGCACAGCGGGCTGCACCTCGCGGCGACCTCCGCCGGCCTGCTGGTCACCGTCTCACTCGGGCTGCTGATGATCCCCGGTCACGGTGCGACCGGGGCGGCGCTGGCCTGGGCGGCGGGCATCGTGGTGGAGAACCTGATCGCGTACCGCACCGCCCGGGTGGTGGTCGGCCAGCCACTTGTCGACGCGCCGGTGCTGCGCGCCGCCGGGCTTGTCGTCCTCGGGGTGGGCGGGCCAGCCCTGCTGGGCCTGCTGGTGTCGGGCCGGGGTCCGCTCGGCCTGGCGGTGGCGGTGGGGCTGCCGGCCGCCGGTTGCCTCGGCCTGTTGACCCTGCCCCGGGTACGCGCCGGCATCGGTGCGGCCCTGGGACAACTACGCGGGCGCGAGCCGGCCGGGCCCGCCGTCGCGCCAGTGCCGTCGAAGAAGGGCAGGTGA